The DNA region AAACTGTTGAGTTCAACCCTCCCTTCATGTCTTATTTATTTTGTACTACAAATTTAGTTATGTTACCTGAGATGCTATGAACTTTTAATGTTTTTGCTTTATAATGAGGATTAAATAAAAAACTATTGGGAGCTCATTAACTTGTAATTCGTAAGAAAGTTGGAACTATGCACCAGTGGAGTTAAAGAAAAATCGCACGCGATCACCTGACGCGTGCGATTAAAATAAATGTTTTGCTAATTATTAAAATGGAATATAAACGCCAATAGAGTAAAGTAGCATAACAGGAGGGAGTTCGTAATCGTCAGGCATAGCGGGGCCTTTCTGTAAGGGTGCTCCTAAACCAATCTGAAAGGTAAACCATTTTTTACCCCTATAAACGAAAGTCGACCCTATGGCATTTTGAGCAAAGGAACTACCAATCCCTTGGTTCCAGTACTGTAATGAAATAAATGAACTCCTAATTGAAGGTTTAAAATGATAGTTCAATCCTCCTCCAAATCCAATTAGACCAGCTCCAAGCTGAAACCCAAATCGGTCAGAAAGTAGAAATTCAAAATCAGCACCAACCAGCGATCCTCCCCCTTGAAGTATGCCAATTGTAACACTGTTTCGTTTTTCTGCCTGTTCACCTGCCTGTTGTTCCTGTGAAAAAAGATTTGTTGAAATACAAATCAAAATAAATAGGAGAATCCGTTTCATACTATTTGTAATTTAAATGGTTAAAGTTTAAATGTATTTAAAGCCATTATTTGCAATTAATTTTAGAAATCACCCAGACCCCAAACTAATGCTAAATTTATGTATGGAACATTACCGCTATAATTATTTCTATGTTTTGCTATTATATTGTAACCACCCTCTAATTTTAAACTAATATATGAATTCATAGGCGGGCCATATAAACTGGGATACTTAAATTCTTTAATTTTAAGCTCTGAATGGAGTCCTACCCCAAAACAAAATGAATTTACAACCTGATATTCATCTCCCTCTCTTTCAGTTTTATATAAGGTGCTTTCAATTTTAAGACCTGAAATACTAATAAATGGTGAAATATTTAAACGCTTGTTTCTTATTAGAAAATACCCACCCTTTAAACCTCCATTAAAATAGCTAAACCTATCATTTTTACTAAAATAAATAGAATCTCCATTTAACTTGGTTTGAAAGGGATTTTTTAAAAATAGGGCTCCTCCATCAAAAAATAGCGAGGTAAAAATTCTTTCAACATTAAAATCAAGGGACATATTAAACATTGCATTCGTGCGATAGTCTGATTTTATTTTTCCAGTCGGGAGGATTATTCCTGAACCAAATGAAAATGCCATTGCTCCTTTTACTCTTGCCCTAGGTAAATAGTTTTTTATGAACATTTCATATTTAGAATTTTTAAATGATTCCAAATACTTTTTTAATTTCATACTATACTCTTCGTCAACTTCCCTTGATTTTAATAGATATAAATATATTTCGATTAGTCCTTTATCTTCGGTGTTTAATGTACTACTGTTTAACGAAATCGTTAAGGAATCTGCTTGCGATGCTATATTCTCATAAAGAATGGTCCATATTGGGTATAAGTTTGGGTAAACATAATAACTAATTTCTGACTTATAGTTTATAAATAAATCAACTAAGGCATTCCAATCCTTTGTTAATGTATTGATATACAATTTTTCAGTATATGTAAAAGCTTTATATTTTGAATTTAAAGTTTCATTGATTAGGAAATAGTATATTTCCTTAATTTTTGCATAATCTTTAGTGTTTAATTTTTGAATAATAAGTTTTCTTCCATTATTCACCACAAATTCTGTGCTATCTACAAATGATTTTATCTCATTTTCAATTTGTGCATTTACGAAATTGCTACTCACAAATGGTATTAGAAATAAAAATAAAAATTTCTTCATCCTATTTATATGTATATAATTTTAGTTGTTTTATATCTGGTATAATTAGAGATTGCAAAATATTAATGCGAACATGCATTTATTTGTAAAACAAAATTAATAAAATTTTGCAAATATTAAATTAAAAAGTATTTAGGTATTGGCTTATTCTTAGAACGTAACCCTGCACGAAACCCCAAAGGCGGGTGTGCTGTATGTTAAATTCTGGGATGGGTTAAAAACGGCTGGCTCAACCCGGAACGTTAAGTTGTCGTCCACGTTCCAGTCGTACAGGTAGCCGTCAACGTTGGCGTCAATGATGTTCAGTACATATACCACAGCAAAACCCAGTGCCGACAGGTCGCGATTGCGGCGGTAGCTGTCCATGTAGTACCTTAGCTCTTCCTTAGTCCGGGTTCCGTTGAACTCATCCTGTGTGTCGGGGTCGTCATCTATCAGGTTGAATAGGGCGGTTTTGAAGCGCTTGTAACCGCGGTTATTCCAGTCAATCATGAAGTAGAAGGTGGATAACCCACCATAAATAACCGGTATTTTCCAGTATGCGCCATTGTATGCCTGCCCCATGCCGGGCACCAAAGTTGATAGGATTGATGCAGCAGCAGGAGAGTGTTTGCCACGGTTATATACCAGCACTGCATCGGAAACACTGGCCAGGTAAAAGGCAGTGGCTGCTGCGTAGAATAAATTCCTCTTCTGTCGGTACTCCGTGGCATTGATGTTAAATGTTTCGCGATTTGGGTCATCGGCGGGCAGTGCCAGGTATTCCTTTCGCCATTTCTTATAGTCAGAGTTCATTTGGTAACCCTGGTAAGCCATGGCTCCCATGCCGGTGTAAAAAATTGGAATTTTCCAGTACTGCTTATTGTATGCTTGGCCGTAACCCGGTAGTACATGCGATCCTAGCCAGATTTGGGTGGTTAAATCGCGCTTTTTTAGCGTTTTGGTATCGCTTGTTTGCGAGTAAACCCTTGGTGCGATAAATAAAAGAAAAAAAATTGCAAAGGCCGACAGGCATTTATTGACTTGTCGGCCATTTAGTAAAAAGCAAGTGCCATGCATGGATTCCAACACTAGTATCTACTCCTCAATCTTGATAAACTTTTCAAGAATGGCTTCCAGTTCAGCCTGGTTATTGTAAGCAATAACAATTTTGCCATCGCCCTTGGGACCTGGCTTAACATCGGCGCGGAGTCCCAAGCGGTTGGTAAGATGATCCTTCAGGACTATTTCCTGTTCACCAAGGCTTAACTTTTCCTTTCCATCCTTAGTTTTAGCAGGACTTACGGGAGTTGGATCGTTAGCCATGCGGGCTAACTCTTCAACCCTACGAACCGATAGCCCTTCGGCAATGGTTTGGTGGTAAATATCGAGCTGTACCTTAGGATCTTCAATGGTAATAAGTGCGCGAGCATGCCCCATACTAATTAGGTCCTGGCTTATGCCAAGTTGGATCTCGGCTGGGAGTTTAAGCAGGCGCAAGTAGTTGGATATGGTAGCCCTTTTCTTGCCAACCCTCTCGGATAGGGTCTCCTGGGTAAGGTTACACTCCTCAATCAGGCGCTGGTAGCTAATGGCTACCTCAATGGCGTTAAGGTCCTCACGCTGGATATTTTCAACCAGGGCCATTTCAAGCATACCCTGGTCGTCGGCAGTGCGAATGAATACTGGGATTGTTTTTAGCCCGGCAAGCTTTGCTGCCCTTAGGCGGCGCTCACCCGAAATAAGCTGAAAGCGACCATCAACCGCACGAACTGTGAGGGGTTGTATAACACCAAGCTTGGATATTGATTCCGCAAGTTCCTTTAGCGCTTCCTCATCGAACTGGGTACGGGGTTGGTAGGGGTTAACGTCGATTTTTTCAATTTCAATCTCGTTAACCAGCTCGCTCACAACCTGTTTTTCGGTTTTAGTATCCTGGTTGCGTGTTGGGTCAACCGCATCGTCAATAAGAGCACCTAACCCTTTGCCTAAAGCCATCTTTTTTGACATGGTAAATATTTCCTCCTTCTTATTCCTCTATCTTGCTACTATTGTCAATGCTGGTCATGTTGTTTTTCTGCAGCAGCTCCCGGGCCAGGTTCATGTAGTTTAACGATCCGGTAGATGCGGCATCGTACAGAATTACTGGTTTGCCGTAGCTAGGTGCTTCGCTCAGCTTAATGTTGCGCTGGATGATAGTCTCGAACACCATTTGCTGGAAGTGCTTGCGTACCTCATCAACTACTTGGTTCGAAAGGCGAAGCCTAGGATCGTACATGGTTAGCAGGAATCCTTCAATTTGCAGTTCGGTGTTCAAACGGGTTTGAATGATTTTTACGGTATTAAGCAGCTTGCCCAACCCCTCGAGTGCAAAGTACTCGCACTGCACAGGAATAATTACCGAATCGGCAGCAGTGAGTGCGTTTACAGTTATTAGTCCCAACGAGGGCGAGCAATCAATGAAAACAAAGTCGTAATCATCCTTAACCTTTTCAATTACCCCTTTAAGTATCTTTTCCCTATTGGGCATGTTGAGCATTTCAATTTCGGCACCAACCAGGTCGATGTGCGAGGGGATAAGGTCTAACCCCTTAATTTCAGAGTTGAGAACGATATCCTTAGGGTTGATATCATCTATAAGGCACTCGTAGATACTGGTCTTTATGTTGCGCAAATCAAAACCGGTACCCGATGTGGCGTTGGCCTGAGGGTCGGCATCAATCAGGAGTACCTTTTTCTCAAGAACCGCCAAGCTGGCTGCAAGGTTAATAGCTGTGGTGGTTTTACCTACACCACCTTTCTGGTTAGCTAATGCAATTACTTTTGCCATTACTATGTTTTTTTACAAGGGTCAAAAATAAGTTTCCTTTCCTTTTCATTCCACACCCTCATGGATGTGAATATGAACATTTGCCCCGATGTTATTAACAAGTTATTAACAATCGGTTTGTGCAAACGGTAACTGCAAAAATAGAAATTCTTTTATCAAACAAAAACCATTTTCCGGATAAGTGAATGAATTTTAACAGAATGGTTATATTTGCATCGGATTCGATGACTAAATTTCTATACGTTGGAAACAAGTTGGTTTGTAGTGGTAAACCCGCGGGCTGGAGGGGGTAAATCGGTTGTCGATTGGCCTATCATTAGTCGTTTGCTCAACAAGTACGATATTCACTATTCCCATGCCTTTACGGAGTATAAGTACCATGCGGTTGAGCTCACCGTGCAGGCAATAGTAAAGGGTTACCGAAATATTATTGCAGTTGGTGGCGATGGCACCCTGAATGAGGTGGTTAACGGGATTTTTATTCAAAAGACCGTAAGCCCCAGCGAAATTACTGTTGGGGTAATAGGTGTTGGTACCGGAAACGATTGGTTTCGGATGTATGAGATACCACACAACTACGAGGAATGCGTTAGGGCAATAAAGAATAAAAGGGTATTCAAGCAGGATGTAGGTGTGGCCGAGTACTACGAATCGAGTGTTAGGCATACCCGTTACTTCATTAACGCCGCCGGCGTGGGTTTCGATGCCGAGGTAGCTCGCCGGACTAACCGTTTAAAGGATTTGGGGAAACGTGGCGCGTTGCTATACATTTTTAGCCTTATTAAGGCGCTTATCCGGTACCGCTCAACCCGAATTAACGTTAAGGTTGATGGTAAGCACTTTCAGGATACAGTTTTCAGCCTCACCATTGGAATTTGCCGCTTTAACGGCGCTGGTATGATGCAGGTTCCTTTTGCCCTTTCGGACGATGGGCTGTTTGATGTTACCATTATTAAAAAGATAAGTAAGCTTAATGTGGTTGCCAACCTGCCAAGGCTTTACAACGGAACCATCCTAAAGCATTCACGTGTTTTAGGCGTGAGGGGGAAAAGCATTGAGATAATGAGTATCCCAGCTGTTGGTCTTGAGGTTGATGGCGAATCGCTTGGTGAAACTCCCCTTAAATTCTCTATTATGCAGCAGGCGCTCTCCGTAATAGTTGGTGAGCAGTTTAACCAGTCCAAGCTAACCGCAAAGAAACAGCCCCAACTACTTGAACCAGCGGCCAGCTAAGCAATATTTGGCATATACTATCCGTTTAAAATGATATTCAATTAGATTTAAGCCCATAAAACCACCATGCGGGTTGTACCAACAATCATTCTTTGTTTCATTTTGGCCATTTCGGTTAATGGTCAGAATGGGGGCTTATCTACCTACCAGTTTCTGAATTTACCTTACTCTTCGCGCGTTGCTGCATTTGGTGGTAAGATGGCAGCATCGGATTTGGCCGATATCTCCCTGACGAACCAAAACCCGGCTATGCTCGATTCATCCCTGCATAATGCCGTTAGCTTGTTCTACACAAGCTACTACGCCAGCATTAATTTTGCAGCGGTGTCGTACGCCCAGCGATTGAACTCCAGAAGTACGCTTGGCTTTTCAGTTTTCGGAATTAACTATGGCCGTTTCGACCAAGCCGATGAATCGGGAGCAATATCGGGCACCTTTGGCGGCAACGATTTTGCTTTGGCGGTAACCTACAGCTACCGTATCGATTCCTGTTTTAATGTAGGGGTAAGCGTTAAGCCCATCTACTCGCACCTGGAGCGTTATTACTCCCTGGGGATTTCTACCGATTTTGGTGTACATTACCTTTCGGGCAATAAACTCTTTGCTGCGGGTATTGCGCTTAGGAATGTTGGTGTGATGGTAAAACCTTACACTGCCAATACTTACGAGAACTTACCTTTTGAGGCTGTTGCCGGTTTCAGTAAGAAGCTGGCGCATGCACCTTTCAGGTTTGTTGTAACCATGCAGCACCTGGAACGTTACGATTTGTATTACAGTTCCCCCATTAACAACACCGATATTCTTGGCGAAGATGACAAACCGTCGCCCAATGTGGTTGAGCGGGTAGGCCGTGAGCTGATTAGCCATTTGATTGCAGGGGTGGAGTTTGTACCCGTGAAAGGCTTTGCCTTACGTCTGGGGTATAACTACCAGCGCCGGAATGAGCTTAAGGTGCAGGAGCGAGTTTCAACTGTTGGGTTTAGCTGGGGAGTAAGCCTTAGAATAAAGAAGTTTGATGTTAGCTATAGTAGGGCAACATACCATTTAACTGGCTCTACCAACCATTTTTCAATTACCACCAATCTTCAAAACTGGCTTTAGAGGCCACCCATCAAGTGGAGTTTTTATTACCTTAGCGGGTTCAAAAAATGATCTTACAACCAATGGATAAAAAAATAGTTATTGCTATTGATGGATTCTCGTCGTGTGGGAAAAGCACATTTGCTAAGGCCATTGCAAAACGTTTAGGATACCTATATATTGATAGTGGAGCCATGTATCGCGTGGTTACGCTGGAACTGCTCCGCCGGGGGCTTATTAAGGATGGCGTGGTGGATACATCAATGCTTCAAAGTATTTTAAAGGAGATAAACATTGGCTTCTCATACGATCCTGTTAAAATGGTTTACCTTACAACCCTGAATGGCGAGGTGGTTGAGGACGAAATTCGGAGTCCGCAGGTTGCTAACCATGTGAGCCTTGTTGCCGCCATACCGGCAGTGCGAACCCGACTAGTGGAGCTGCAAAGGGAACTTGGCAAAAAAAAAGGAATTGTAATGGATGGCCGCGATATTGGTACAGTGGTATTCCCCAATGCAGAGCTGAAAATATTCATGACGGCCGACCCTATTGTTCGTGCCCGGCGCAGGTTAAAGGAGTTGCAGGAAAAGGGTTTGAATGTTACCTTAGACGAGGTACTTAAAAATATTGAGGAGCGCGATTACATTGACCAGAATCGCGATGTGGCTCCACTCCGCAAAGCCGATGATGCCGTGGTTCTCGATAATACTAACATGACAGTTGAGGAGCAAATGGAGTGGGTGGAGGAAATGGTTAAGCGCCTTACCGTTTAAACCAAATTATACCTTATCTGTTTAGCAGTATAATACTGAATTTGAATGAGAATTGAGATTGATCCTAATGCTGGTTTCTGTTTTGGTGTAGTAAATGCAATCAAGACAGCCGAAGAGAATTTGAGCAAAGGAATTGAAATCAACTGTCTGGGCGAGATAGTCCATAACGAGATGGAGAATAATCGTCTTAAAGGGATTGGCATGAAAACCGTAAAGCACGATCAACTGCCCGAACTGGCAGGGAGGAGTGTACTAATCCGTGCTCACGGTGAACCACCATCAACCTATGAGTTAGCAAAAAAGTACAACATCAACCTGGTTGATGCTACCTGTCCGGTGGTTCTTAAGCTACAGGAACGTGTCCGCAAGGCCTGGGAACGCCTTCAACCCCTTGGCGGAACTGTAATTATTTTTGGTAAAAAGGGGCACGCCGAGGTTATCGGCCTATGCGGACAAACTAACAACCAGGCTGTAGTAGTTCAGGATTTGAACGATCTTGACGGGATCGATTTCAGTAAACCTGTCGAAATTTTCTCGCAAACCACAAAGGAACCCGAGCACTATAGGGAGATTGTTGAGGAGATAAAGCGCCGGGTAGCTATATACAACACACAGCCCGAAACCCTACTTAAGGTTAACAATACCATTTGCGGACAGGTGTCGAACCGGAAGCCTCACATTAAGGCTTTTGCACAAAAACACGATGTGATGATTTTTGTTAGTGGCACCAACAGCTCAAACGGAAAGATGCTTTTTGAGGCCTGCCTGGAAGCAAACCCCAATAGCCATTTGATTGTTAATTCGGCTGAATTAAATCCTGAGTGGTTAAGTGGTTACCAGAGTGTAGGTATTAGCGGGGCAACCTCAACCCCACTTTGGCTTATGCAGGAGGTGGCAAGTGCCATTGAGGCAATTGTTAAGGGGAAAGGATAAAGGTTAAAGGATAAAGAAAAAGGGTAATGGATGGCCTGTCCTGAAATATGTCTCCGGGTTAATAAGTAGGTTCAGGGCTGTAAATAAAACATCATTAGGGTTTATAGAGTAGGATAATAAATGGTTTCTGCAGAACCTCTATGTTTTGGTTTCAGCAAGTCAACATTTCCCTAATTTCTGTAAAATGGTAGAAAATATGCTTTGGAAAGCTCAAATGTTTAGGTTAAGTATCTAAAAAATTGTTGACTATATAGTATAACCAAAAAAACGATACTATTTTTACCGACCAAATCAACAACTAAATTGAACATTATGAATTTGAAACTACGACTTACCCTAATGAATTTCCTTCAGTTTTTCATTTGGGGTTCATGGTTACTTACCATAGGGGCTTACTGGTTTCAAACCAAGCAGTGGAGCGGAACAGAATTTGGCGCTATTTTTTCCACAATGGGATTGGCATCGCTGTTCATGCCTGCCATAGCAGGTATCATTGCCGACCGTTGGATAAATGCCGAAAGGCTTTACGGAATTTTCCACATACTTGGTGGAGTAATGCTATTTATAGTCCCAATGGTCAATAACCCCACAACAATGTTTTGGGTTATGCTGGTTAACATGATGTTTTACATGCCAACCATTGCTCTTTCCATCACGGTTGCCTACTCCTCAATGAAAAGCAGGGGAATGGATATAATAAAAGAGTATCCGCCAATAAGGGTGTGGGGAACAATTGGTTTTATTGTGGCATTATGGTTTATCAGCTTAATGGGCTTTGAAACGTCATCAACCCAGTTTTACGTTGCTTCCATGGCATCGTTCATTTTAGGCCTATACGCCTTTACCTTACCTCAATGTCCGCCCTTGGGTCGTGGGCATAAGAAGTCGTTGGTTGATGAGCTTGGACTAAATGCGTTTAAACTTTTCAAGAGCACCAAGATGGCCATTTTCTTTATTTTTGCCATGTTGCTTGGTGCATCGCTGCAGCTGACAAACGCCTACGGCGACACCTTCCTTCACGATTTTGCCAAACTACCCCAGTTTGCTGATTTGGTTGCCGTAAAATACCCTGCCATTATCATGTCCATTTCACAGATCTCCGAAACACTGTTTATTCTTACCATTCCCTTCTTCCTTAAGCGTTTTGGGATAAAAAATGTGATGCTGATGAGCATGGTAGCATGGGTGCTGCGTTTTGGCCTTTTTGCAGTTGGCGATCCAGGCCCGGGTCTTTGGATGATTATCCTTTCATGTATAATCTACGGTATGGCTTTCGATTTCTTCAACATATCAGGTTCGTTGTTTGTTGAAACCCAAAGTGAGCCTTCCATAAGGGCAAGTGCGCAAGGTTTGTTTATGATGATGACAAACGGTTTTGGTGCTTTTCTGGGAAGTAGCATTAGCGGTATAATAATCGACAAGTTCTTCACCATACCTAATGCGCCTGAAGGTGCAATACAGTTCAACTGGACAGGCATTTGGATAACCTTTGCAGCCTACTCGCTAGTGGTTGCCGTTCTATTCGCTTTCCTATTCAAGCATAAACATAACCCTGCCGATGTGGCTAACGTTCAGCACTAAAAGGTAGGT from Tenuifilum sp. 4138str includes:
- a CDS encoding DUF5683 domain-containing protein, whose product is MHGTCFLLNGRQVNKCLSAFAIFFLLFIAPRVYSQTSDTKTLKKRDLTTQIWLGSHVLPGYGQAYNKQYWKIPIFYTGMGAMAYQGYQMNSDYKKWRKEYLALPADDPNRETFNINATEYRQKRNLFYAAATAFYLASVSDAVLVYNRGKHSPAAASILSTLVPGMGQAYNGAYWKIPVIYGGLSTFYFMIDWNNRGYKRFKTALFNLIDDDPDTQDEFNGTRTKEELRYYMDSYRRNRDLSALGFAVVYVLNIIDANVDGYLYDWNVDDNLTFRVEPAVFNPSQNLTYSTPAFGVSCRVTF
- a CDS encoding ParB/RepB/Spo0J family partition protein; amino-acid sequence: MSKKMALGKGLGALIDDAVDPTRNQDTKTEKQVVSELVNEIEIEKIDVNPYQPRTQFDEEALKELAESISKLGVIQPLTVRAVDGRFQLISGERRLRAAKLAGLKTIPVFIRTADDQGMLEMALVENIQREDLNAIEVAISYQRLIEECNLTQETLSERVGKKRATISNYLRLLKLPAEIQLGISQDLISMGHARALITIEDPKVQLDIYHQTIAEGLSVRRVEELARMANDPTPVSPAKTKDGKEKLSLGEQEIVLKDHLTNRLGLRADVKPGPKGDGKIVIAYNNQAELEAILEKFIKIEE
- a CDS encoding ParA family protein, which translates into the protein MAKVIALANQKGGVGKTTTAINLAASLAVLEKKVLLIDADPQANATSGTGFDLRNIKTSIYECLIDDINPKDIVLNSEIKGLDLIPSHIDLVGAEIEMLNMPNREKILKGVIEKVKDDYDFVFIDCSPSLGLITVNALTAADSVIIPVQCEYFALEGLGKLLNTVKIIQTRLNTELQIEGFLLTMYDPRLRLSNQVVDEVRKHFQQMVFETIIQRNIKLSEAPSYGKPVILYDAASTGSLNYMNLARELLQKNNMTSIDNSSKIEE
- a CDS encoding diacylglycerol/lipid kinase family protein codes for the protein MVNPRAGGGKSVVDWPIISRLLNKYDIHYSHAFTEYKYHAVELTVQAIVKGYRNIIAVGGDGTLNEVVNGIFIQKTVSPSEITVGVIGVGTGNDWFRMYEIPHNYEECVRAIKNKRVFKQDVGVAEYYESSVRHTRYFINAAGVGFDAEVARRTNRLKDLGKRGALLYIFSLIKALIRYRSTRINVKVDGKHFQDTVFSLTIGICRFNGAGMMQVPFALSDDGLFDVTIIKKISKLNVVANLPRLYNGTILKHSRVLGVRGKSIEIMSIPAVGLEVDGESLGETPLKFSIMQQALSVIVGEQFNQSKLTAKKQPQLLEPAAS
- the porQ gene encoding type IX secretion system protein PorQ; translation: MRVVPTIILCFILAISVNGQNGGLSTYQFLNLPYSSRVAAFGGKMAASDLADISLTNQNPAMLDSSLHNAVSLFYTSYYASINFAAVSYAQRLNSRSTLGFSVFGINYGRFDQADESGAISGTFGGNDFALAVTYSYRIDSCFNVGVSVKPIYSHLERYYSLGISTDFGVHYLSGNKLFAAGIALRNVGVMVKPYTANTYENLPFEAVAGFSKKLAHAPFRFVVTMQHLERYDLYYSSPINNTDILGEDDKPSPNVVERVGRELISHLIAGVEFVPVKGFALRLGYNYQRRNELKVQERVSTVGFSWGVSLRIKKFDVSYSRATYHLTGSTNHFSITTNLQNWL
- the cmk gene encoding (d)CMP kinase, producing the protein MDKKIVIAIDGFSSCGKSTFAKAIAKRLGYLYIDSGAMYRVVTLELLRRGLIKDGVVDTSMLQSILKEINIGFSYDPVKMVYLTTLNGEVVEDEIRSPQVANHVSLVAAIPAVRTRLVELQRELGKKKGIVMDGRDIGTVVFPNAELKIFMTADPIVRARRRLKELQEKGLNVTLDEVLKNIEERDYIDQNRDVAPLRKADDAVVLDNTNMTVEEQMEWVEEMVKRLTV
- a CDS encoding 4-hydroxy-3-methylbut-2-enyl diphosphate reductase, coding for MRIEIDPNAGFCFGVVNAIKTAEENLSKGIEINCLGEIVHNEMENNRLKGIGMKTVKHDQLPELAGRSVLIRAHGEPPSTYELAKKYNINLVDATCPVVLKLQERVRKAWERLQPLGGTVIIFGKKGHAEVIGLCGQTNNQAVVVQDLNDLDGIDFSKPVEIFSQTTKEPEHYREIVEEIKRRVAIYNTQPETLLKVNNTICGQVSNRKPHIKAFAQKHDVMIFVSGTNSSNGKMLFEACLEANPNSHLIVNSAELNPEWLSGYQSVGISGATSTPLWLMQEVASAIEAIVKGKG
- a CDS encoding nucleoside permease; its protein translation is MNLKLRLTLMNFLQFFIWGSWLLTIGAYWFQTKQWSGTEFGAIFSTMGLASLFMPAIAGIIADRWINAERLYGIFHILGGVMLFIVPMVNNPTTMFWVMLVNMMFYMPTIALSITVAYSSMKSRGMDIIKEYPPIRVWGTIGFIVALWFISLMGFETSSTQFYVASMASFILGLYAFTLPQCPPLGRGHKKSLVDELGLNAFKLFKSTKMAIFFIFAMLLGASLQLTNAYGDTFLHDFAKLPQFADLVAVKYPAIIMSISQISETLFILTIPFFLKRFGIKNVMLMSMVAWVLRFGLFAVGDPGPGLWMIILSCIIYGMAFDFFNISGSLFVETQSEPSIRASAQGLFMMMTNGFGAFLGSSISGIIIDKFFTIPNAPEGAIQFNWTGIWITFAAYSLVVAVLFAFLFKHKHNPADVANVQH